One genomic segment of [Phormidium] sp. ETS-05 includes these proteins:
- a CDS encoding proteasome-type protease, with protein sequence MTYCLGIMTRYGLVMAADSRTNAGVDYISTYQKLFDLSCPGERVLLVCSSGNLSMTQAVVNWLQKDIRTKEDINIHNLPTLYEVARHIGSKIREIQDQDRPWLQKDGIDFQCSLLLGGQIKGEEPELYLIYSQGNCIQATQDTTFLQIGETKYGKPILDRTLTFETSLEAAAKCALLSIDSTMKSNISVGPPIDLVMYERDTLVIRHQLRLRLGDPYLAKIRKLWESSVKQAFEQMPDIEWEYDEEETREDVLID encoded by the coding sequence ATGACTTATTGCCTTGGTATTATGACTCGCTACGGTTTGGTGATGGCAGCGGACTCCCGCACTAATGCGGGAGTGGATTACATCTCCACCTATCAGAAACTCTTCGACCTGTCTTGTCCCGGAGAGCGGGTGTTGCTAGTTTGCTCGTCGGGCAACCTGTCTATGACTCAAGCCGTAGTCAATTGGCTGCAAAAAGATATCAGGACTAAAGAAGATATCAATATCCATAATCTGCCCACTCTCTATGAAGTCGCCCGCCACATAGGCAGTAAAATCCGGGAAATTCAAGACCAAGACCGTCCCTGGCTACAGAAAGATGGTATCGATTTTCAATGCTCCCTGCTGTTGGGGGGTCAAATTAAAGGGGAAGAGCCGGAACTGTACTTAATTTATAGCCAGGGTAACTGTATTCAAGCTACGCAGGATACGACTTTCCTCCAAATTGGTGAAACCAAATACGGCAAGCCAATTCTAGACCGCACCCTCACGTTTGAGACTTCCTTGGAAGCGGCGGCCAAATGTGCCTTATTGTCTATTGATTCGACGATGAAATCTAATATTTCCGTCGGACCGCCGATCGACTTAGTGATGTACGAGCGGGACACCTTGGTTATCCGTCACCAACTGCGCCTGCGCCTGGGAGACCCCTACTTGGCCAAAATCCGTAAATTGTGGGAATCTTCGGTCAAACAAGCGTTCGAGCAGATGCCCGATATCGAGTGGGAATACGACGAAGAAGAAACTCGCGAAGACGTACTCATCGACTAG
- a CDS encoding circularly permuted type 2 ATP-grasp protein, whose amino-acid sequence MKFDTYNPGDFYDELFADKGQPRPAGQLLIEKINSLPSGELERRQQAAQNALLKLGATFNVYSDGAGTERIFPFDIIPRIISALEWELLDRGLKQRIAALNAFIADIYGPQKIISDGKIPTELLASAKGFLQPCVGLQPPGGVWCHITGTDLVRDKDGQVYVLEDNLRCPSGISYVLENRRVMKSSFPELFGRMGIKPVDDYSSHLLETLLNLAPPNLPDPRVVVLTPGMYNSAYFEHSFLAQQMGVELVEGRDLVVADGYLQMRTTKGLQRVDVVYRRIDDDFIDPQVFRKDSLLGVPGLMDVYRSGRVAIANALGTGVADDKVIYAYVPEMIRYYLGEDPILANVPTYLCCDDKQRQHVLANLDKLVVKAANESGGYGMLVGPHATPEEREEFAHRIEKNPRNYIAQPTLCLSRVPTIVEGQFEGCHVDLRPYILYGKEIYVHPGGLTRVALKRGSLVVNSSQGGGSKDTWVLQNFSPI is encoded by the coding sequence GTGAAATTTGATACATATAATCCAGGGGATTTCTACGATGAGCTGTTTGCCGATAAGGGGCAACCGCGTCCAGCGGGTCAGCTTTTAATCGAGAAAATCAATTCTTTGCCGTCGGGGGAATTGGAGCGCCGACAGCAGGCGGCGCAAAATGCCCTGTTGAAGCTGGGGGCGACTTTTAATGTGTATAGTGATGGGGCGGGAACGGAGCGGATTTTTCCGTTTGATATCATTCCCCGAATTATTTCGGCGTTGGAGTGGGAGCTGCTCGATCGGGGTCTGAAACAGCGCATCGCGGCGCTAAATGCTTTTATTGCGGATATCTACGGACCGCAGAAAATCATCTCAGATGGGAAAATCCCGACGGAGTTGCTGGCTTCGGCGAAGGGATTTCTCCAGCCTTGTGTGGGCCTGCAGCCGCCTGGAGGGGTGTGGTGTCACATCACGGGGACGGATTTGGTACGGGATAAGGATGGTCAGGTGTATGTCCTGGAGGACAATCTGCGTTGTCCTTCGGGGATTTCCTATGTTTTGGAAAACCGCCGGGTGATGAAGTCTTCTTTCCCGGAGCTGTTCGGGAGGATGGGGATTAAGCCGGTGGATGACTATTCTAGCCATTTGCTGGAAACTTTGCTGAATTTGGCGCCGCCGAATTTGCCTGACCCTAGGGTGGTGGTGTTGACGCCGGGGATGTACAATTCTGCCTATTTTGAGCATTCGTTTTTGGCTCAGCAGATGGGGGTGGAGTTGGTGGAGGGTCGGGACTTGGTGGTGGCGGATGGCTATTTGCAAATGCGCACTACGAAGGGCCTGCAGCGGGTGGATGTGGTGTATCGCCGCATTGATGATGATTTTATTGACCCGCAGGTGTTCCGCAAGGATTCTCTGCTGGGGGTTCCGGGGTTGATGGATGTGTATCGCTCTGGTCGGGTGGCGATCGCCAATGCCTTGGGGACCGGTGTGGCGGACGATAAGGTAATCTATGCCTATGTGCCCGAGATGATTCGCTACTACCTCGGTGAAGACCCGATTTTGGCGAATGTCCCCACCTATCTCTGCTGTGATGACAAGCAGCGACAGCATGTTTTAGCCAATCTGGACAAGCTGGTGGTGAAAGCTGCTAATGAGTCGGGGGGTTATGGGATGCTCGTGGGTCCCCACGCTACGCCGGAAGAGCGGGAAGAATTCGCCCACCGCATTGAAAAAAATCCTCGCAACTACATCGCGCAACCGACTCTTTGTTTATCGAGAGTTCCCACAATTGTGGAGGGGCAATTTGAGGGTTGTCACGTGGATTTGCGGCCTTACATTCTTTACGGTAAGGAGATATACGTCCATCCGGGAGGACTGACCCGAGTGGCGCTGAAAAGGGGCTCGCTGGTGGTGAATTCCTCTCAAGGTGGCGGCTCTAAGGATACTTGGGTGTTGCAAAATTTCTCACCAATTTAA
- a CDS encoding alpha-E domain-containing protein, with translation MLSRVADSIYWLNRYVERAENVARFVETNINLILDSPSGVSQQWEPLVLTTGDQEIFREEYQDKATAENVIQFLSFDSKYSNSILSCLRFARENARSVREIISSEMWEQINEFYMMVNEASRRQSLSNMNGFFREVKMSSHLFAGVMDATMSHSEGWHFGQIGRFLERADKTSRILDVKYYFLLPSVWDVGTTLDELQWMALLKSASAYEMYRKCQHRISPMGVAQFLILDREFSRSIQFCLLEAERSLHQITGTPAGSWQNPVERALGRLRSELGYVTIEEIMAMGLHEFLNHLQEQMNEVGEKIFETFFALKPVPEKSLMMLQKQ, from the coding sequence ATGCTAAGTCGCGTTGCGGATTCGATTTACTGGCTGAATCGCTATGTGGAGCGGGCGGAAAATGTGGCTCGCTTTGTGGAGACAAATATTAACTTGATTTTGGACTCACCAAGTGGGGTCTCTCAGCAGTGGGAACCGTTGGTGTTGACGACGGGAGACCAGGAAATTTTTCGGGAAGAATACCAGGATAAGGCTACGGCTGAAAATGTGATTCAGTTTCTTAGCTTTGATAGCAAATATTCCAATTCGATTTTATCCTGCTTGCGGTTCGCCAGGGAAAATGCCCGATCGGTCAGGGAAATTATCTCCTCGGAAATGTGGGAGCAAATTAATGAGTTCTACATGATGGTGAATGAGGCATCCCGACGCCAGTCTCTATCGAATATGAACGGGTTTTTTCGGGAAGTGAAAATGTCCAGTCACCTGTTTGCAGGGGTGATGGATGCGACGATGAGCCATTCGGAGGGGTGGCACTTTGGTCAAATTGGCCGGTTCTTGGAACGTGCGGATAAAACTAGCCGCATTTTGGATGTAAAGTATTACTTTTTGCTGCCTTCGGTGTGGGATGTGGGAACGACTTTGGATGAGCTGCAGTGGATGGCTTTGCTGAAGTCGGCTAGTGCTTATGAGATGTACCGCAAGTGTCAGCATCGCATTTCGCCGATGGGGGTGGCTCAGTTTTTGATTCTCGACCGGGAGTTTTCCCGATCGATTCAGTTTTGCTTGCTGGAGGCGGAGCGATCGCTCCATCAAATCACCGGGACCCCAGCCGGAAGTTGGCAAAATCCCGTGGAGCGAGCTTTAGGACGCTTACGATCGGAATTGGGTTATGTCACCATTGAGGAAATCATGGCAATGGGTTTACACGAATTCCTCAATCATTTACAGGAACAGATGAACGAGGTGGGGGAAAAGATTTTTGAAACTTTCTTTGCCCTCAAACCGGTGCCGGAAAAATCACTGATGATGCTCCAGAAACAGTAA
- a CDS encoding pentapeptide repeat-containing protein has protein sequence MQTKNLDWLKIGEYVSLAGAVAGSVAAVAFGQIVYPAVLLFLSLWLNLINRHREEAINQQRILKAIIQLDHNLGDISQSLASQVGDFSAKISEIQENTKSDALAAAFGTSISSLLDSPLAVVEKLQQQMSAVAQTIAPVPHQLETLKDELSHQSEFLENLDSLQQTMLTRHLAAFAELNRKLEDSTFFPPETNAEISNSRGEMPWMGQDLAQANALRHPVSIAPVEEPIPTQWQNSAPPTPSTVDYSAQFAPTWSDRSEDQPYTKVEITPELQQTTPPFYPQDPLEREELWQEYQPSPQDFAPQESQVMWQPATPSPQNIPSQSSNLDLSQANLRSVNLTQANLAGAMLAGSDLSGTDLSGADLSRADLTEANLEGANLDRANLEGANLEGAFLTQVNLSGAQLRGANLSRANLAGANLSSANLSYMNLSAANLSQSILAASDLTESHLVSANLSYANLSYSNLEAANLTYADLTGADLTGARFGEGNRRAQFTGAILPDGSQAP, from the coding sequence ATGCAAACGAAAAACCTGGATTGGCTGAAAATTGGGGAATATGTGTCTCTAGCGGGAGCGGTGGCGGGGAGCGTCGCCGCTGTGGCGTTTGGACAAATTGTTTACCCGGCAGTGTTGCTGTTTCTCTCTCTGTGGTTAAATTTGATTAACCGCCACCGGGAGGAAGCAATCAATCAGCAGCGCATCCTCAAAGCAATTATTCAGCTTGACCACAACTTAGGGGATATTTCCCAGTCGCTGGCGTCCCAGGTGGGGGATTTCAGTGCCAAAATCAGCGAAATTCAGGAAAACACCAAAAGTGATGCTTTAGCAGCGGCTTTTGGGACGAGCATCAGCAGTCTCCTGGACTCTCCCCTGGCGGTGGTGGAAAAGCTGCAACAACAGATGAGTGCGGTGGCGCAGACGATCGCCCCAGTGCCACACCAGCTAGAAACCCTCAAAGATGAACTCAGCCACCAGTCTGAGTTTCTGGAGAATTTGGACTCCCTGCAGCAGACGATGCTAACGCGACACCTAGCGGCGTTCGCCGAACTTAACCGCAAATTGGAAGATTCCACATTTTTCCCCCCAGAAACCAACGCTGAAATCAGCAACTCACGCGGTGAAATGCCCTGGATGGGGCAAGATTTAGCACAAGCGAACGCCTTAAGGCATCCCGTCAGCATCGCTCCAGTAGAAGAACCCATTCCCACTCAATGGCAAAACTCAGCCCCACCGACTCCATCCACTGTAGATTACAGCGCCCAATTTGCCCCCACCTGGTCCGATCGTTCAGAAGACCAACCCTATACCAAAGTAGAAATCACCCCAGAACTGCAGCAAACAACCCCTCCCTTTTATCCCCAAGACCCCCTAGAGCGAGAAGAACTCTGGCAAGAATACCAACCAAGTCCCCAAGACTTTGCCCCACAGGAATCCCAAGTAATGTGGCAACCCGCCACCCCATCCCCCCAAAACATCCCATCCCAGAGCAGTAACCTCGACCTCAGTCAAGCCAACCTCCGAAGCGTCAACCTCACCCAAGCCAATCTCGCCGGAGCCATGCTCGCCGGTTCCGACCTGAGCGGCACGGACCTGAGCGGAGCCGACTTGAGCCGAGCCGACCTCACCGAAGCCAACCTCGAAGGCGCCAACCTCGATCGAGCCAACCTCGAAGGCGCCAACCTCGAAGGCGCTTTCCTCACCCAAGTGAACCTCAGCGGTGCCCAACTGCGCGGCGCCAACCTCAGCCGCGCCAACCTCGCCGGTGCCAACCTCAGCAGCGCCAATCTTTCCTACATGAACCTCAGCGCGGCCAACCTATCCCAATCCATCCTCGCCGCCTCCGACCTCACCGAATCTCATCTCGTATCTGCTAACTTAAGTTATGCTAACTTAAGTTACTCTAATTTAGAAGCAGCAAATCTCACCTATGCTGACCTTACTGGTGCTGACCTGACGGGCGCCCGTTTCGGGGAAGGAAACCGCCGCGCCCAGTTCACTGGCGCCATTCTCCCCGATGGTTCTCAAGCCCCATAG